A genomic segment from Bosea sp. OAE506 encodes:
- a CDS encoding hydantoinase/oxoprolinase family protein: protein MSWRIGVDIGGTFIDFCALETGTDRVETIKVLTTPDEPGKELLDGLHLLQGRHGIAPGEVVSFVHGTTVGINTIIQRKGSRLALITTAGFEDVIELARLRMPEMYSLFCARPEQLIPRDRIHGVRQRQLASGEIAEPLDTDGLAAAVTAIRAKGVDGVIVSFLHAYRNGAHEAQAKALIAELAPELFVFTTSEVWPVIREYERTTTAILNGYVHPRVAGYLTALEAALASRGVPAAPMLTKSNGGIMNAPTGKRACVNMLLSGTASGVIGAAWLAEQAGVGNVLTLDIGGTSADLALIIDGQPQFGTGEVVGDFPLFLPSVSVTSIGSGGGSIAWADDFGVLKVGPESAGSTPGPACYGRGGTRATVTDAMAASGFLGHTPLAYDQIGMDRARADAVIGDLAGRLDQTPQATAEAVIAVAVSEMFVEVNKLVARYGVDLRDFTLMPFGGAGPMLGCFLARELGIPRVLVPHRPGVVSALGGLIADVKGDFIQTVFAAAVPDALPLLREALARLKADGLAWIRQDQGFDGRVVEALSADMRYHGQSFEIEVPLDETWLRDGDLAAMTAAFHTQHLAIYDFNDVGAEAQIVNLRLVVSGATPRPRPAPAADQPAALATPACRIEVWLDGATREVDLHHRDALRNGHRFSGPAVVAQQDTTICIPEGFDAEVDARLNLHLILRSEA from the coding sequence ATGAGCTGGCGTATCGGCGTCGACATCGGCGGCACCTTCATCGACTTCTGTGCCCTCGAGACCGGCACTGACCGCGTCGAGACCATCAAGGTCCTGACCACGCCCGACGAGCCGGGGAAGGAACTGCTCGACGGGTTGCACCTGCTGCAGGGGCGCCATGGCATCGCCCCCGGAGAGGTCGTCTCCTTCGTCCACGGCACCACGGTCGGCATCAACACCATCATCCAGCGCAAGGGCAGCCGGCTCGCGCTAATCACGACGGCGGGCTTCGAGGACGTCATCGAGCTCGCCCGCCTGCGCATGCCCGAGATGTACTCGCTGTTCTGCGCCAGGCCCGAGCAGCTGATCCCGCGTGACCGCATCCACGGTGTCCGCCAGCGCCAGCTCGCCAGCGGCGAGATCGCCGAGCCGCTCGACACCGACGGTCTCGCTGCGGCGGTCACCGCGATCCGCGCCAAGGGCGTCGACGGCGTCATCGTCTCCTTCCTCCATGCCTATCGCAACGGCGCCCATGAGGCGCAGGCGAAGGCGCTGATCGCGGAGCTGGCGCCCGAACTCTTCGTCTTCACCACCAGCGAGGTCTGGCCGGTGATCCGCGAATATGAGCGCACGACGACGGCAATCCTGAACGGCTATGTCCATCCCCGCGTCGCAGGCTACCTGACCGCGCTGGAGGCGGCGCTCGCCTCGCGCGGCGTGCCGGCAGCCCCCATGCTGACCAAGTCGAACGGCGGCATCATGAACGCCCCGACGGGCAAGCGCGCCTGCGTCAACATGCTGCTCTCGGGCACGGCGTCGGGAGTCATCGGCGCAGCCTGGCTGGCCGAGCAGGCCGGCGTCGGCAACGTGCTGACGCTCGACATCGGCGGCACCAGCGCCGACCTCGCGCTCATCATCGATGGTCAGCCGCAATTCGGCACCGGCGAGGTCGTCGGTGACTTCCCGCTCTTCCTCCCGAGCGTCTCCGTGACCTCGATCGGCAGCGGCGGCGGCTCGATCGCCTGGGCGGATGACTTCGGCGTGCTCAAGGTCGGCCCCGAGAGCGCCGGCTCGACGCCCGGCCCCGCCTGCTATGGCCGCGGCGGCACGCGCGCCACCGTCACCGACGCGATGGCGGCCAGCGGCTTCCTCGGCCACACCCCCCTCGCCTACGACCAAATCGGCATGGACCGCGCCCGGGCCGACGCGGTGATCGGGGACTTGGCGGGGCGCCTCGACCAGACGCCCCAGGCCACCGCCGAGGCGGTCATCGCGGTTGCGGTCTCCGAAATGTTCGTCGAGGTCAACAAGCTCGTCGCGCGCTATGGCGTCGATCTGCGCGACTTCACGCTGATGCCCTTCGGCGGCGCCGGCCCGATGCTGGGCTGCTTCCTGGCGCGCGAACTCGGCATCCCCCGCGTGCTGGTGCCGCACCGGCCGGGCGTCGTCAGCGCGCTCGGCGGGCTCATCGCCGATGTGAAGGGCGACTTCATCCAGACCGTCTTCGCCGCCGCCGTGCCGGATGCGCTGCCGCTGCTGCGCGAGGCGCTGGCGAGGCTGAAGGCGGACGGGCTGGCCTGGATCCGGCAGGATCAGGGCTTCGACGGGAGGGTGGTCGAAGCCTTGAGCGCCGACATGCGCTATCACGGCCAGTCCTTCGAGATCGAGGTGCCGCTGGATGAAACCTGGCTGCGCGACGGTGACCTCGCCGCCATGACGGCCGCCTTCCACACCCAGCATCTCGCCATCTACGATTTCAACGACGTCGGTGCCGAGGCGCAGATCGTCAATCTGCGCCTCGTCGTCAGCGGCGCGACGCCGCGTCCCCGGCCCGCCCCGGCGGCGGACCAGCCGGCGGCGTTGGCGACGCCGGCGTGCCGGATCGAGGTCTGGCTCGACGGCGCCACCCGCGAGGTCGATCTCCATCACCGCGATGCCCTGCGCAACGGCCACCGCTTTTCGGGGCCGGCGGTCGTCGCCCAGCAGGACACGACGATCTGCATCCCCGAAGGCTTCGACGCCGAGGTCGATGCCCGCCTCAACCTCCACCTCATCCTGCGCAGCGAGGCCTGA
- a CDS encoding LysR family transcriptional regulator — protein sequence MRARQIEVFRMVMRCGTLTSAAEALNVSQPALSQILLHTEDELGFKLFQRVKGRLIPTPEAEDLYPEVERLFGDLEALRHRARDLRHGKAGIVRLAASAPPSLSVVPEALRHFRSAHPALRVLSYVVPAEIIMRMLDDGQAGLGIAMTDEPMAGIDTEIIGRTRMVCVLPAGHALAEKTSIAAADLEDQTLISYRATSLQGRLLRETFGREGLVFQPEMEIDVSIIGLAFVQQGLGVAVVDGLLPWHSFPGLVTRPFLPEVSLPLCLLTSARRPLSRSHDLLRAHLRTACRDLGLVAASSPDHKPAL from the coding sequence ATGCGTGCCCGTCAGATCGAAGTCTTCCGGATGGTGATGCGCTGCGGAACGCTCACCAGCGCCGCAGAGGCGCTGAACGTCTCGCAGCCGGCCCTCAGCCAGATCCTGCTCCACACCGAGGACGAGCTCGGCTTCAAGCTGTTCCAGCGCGTCAAGGGCCGCCTGATCCCGACACCGGAGGCCGAGGACCTCTACCCCGAGGTCGAGCGCCTGTTCGGCGACCTCGAGGCCCTGCGCCACCGCGCCCGCGACCTGCGCCACGGCAAGGCTGGCATCGTCCGGCTCGCCGCCTCGGCGCCCCCCTCTCTTTCGGTCGTGCCGGAGGCGCTGCGCCATTTCCGCAGCGCCCACCCCGCCCTGCGGGTGCTGTCCTATGTCGTGCCGGCCGAGATCATCATGCGCATGCTCGACGACGGCCAGGCCGGGCTCGGCATCGCCATGACCGACGAACCGATGGCGGGGATCGACACCGAGATCATCGGGCGGACGCGGATGGTCTGCGTCCTGCCCGCCGGCCATGCGCTGGCGGAGAAGACGTCGATCGCCGCCGCCGATCTGGAAGACCAGACTCTGATCTCCTACCGCGCCACCTCCCTGCAGGGGCGCTTGCTGCGCGAGACGTTCGGCCGCGAGGGGCTGGTTTTCCAGCCGGAAATGGAGATCGACGTCTCGATCATCGGACTTGCCTTCGTCCAGCAGGGGCTCGGGGTGGCGGTGGTGGACGGTCTCCTGCCCTGGCACAGCTTTCCCGGCCTCGTGACCCGGCCCTTCCTGCCGGAGGTCTCGCTGCCGCTGTGCCTGCTGACCAGCGCGCGCCGGCCGCTCTCGCGAAGCCATGATCTGCTGCGCGCCCATCTGCGCACCGCCTGCCGCGATCTCGGCCTCGTGGCGGCGTCCAGCCCCGATCATAAGCCCGCCTTATGA